A region of Diceros bicornis minor isolate mBicDic1 chromosome 9, mDicBic1.mat.cur, whole genome shotgun sequence DNA encodes the following proteins:
- the RASL11A gene encoding ras-like protein family member 11A: protein MRPPTMSGHFLLAPIPESSSDYLLPKDIKLAVLGAGRVGKSAMIVRFLTKRFIGDYEPNTGKLYSRLVYVEGDQLSLQIQDTPGGIQVQDNLTQLVDSLSKCVQWAEGFLLVYSITDYDSYQSIRPLYQHIRKVHPDSKAPVIIVGNKGDLLHARQVQTHDGIQLANELGSLFLEISTSENYEDVCDVFQHLCKEVSKLHSLSGERRRASILPRPRSPNMQDLKRRFKQALSSKVKAPSALG, encoded by the exons ATGCGGCCGCCCACCATGTCCGGGCACTTTCTTCTCGCGCCCATCCCGGAGTCCTCCTCCGACTACCTCCTGCCCAAGGACATCAAACTGGCCGTGCTGGGCGCCGGCCGCGTGGGCAAGAGCG CAATGATTGTGCGCTTCCTGACCAAAAGATTCATTGGCGATTATGAACCGAATACAG GCAAGTTGTATTCACGGCTTGTCTATGTAGAGGGAGACCAGCTATCCTTGCAGATCCAGGACACTCCCGGGGGCATCCAG GTCCAAGACAACCTCACCCAGCTAGTCGATTCCCTGTCCAAATGCGTGCAGTGGGCAGAGGGCTTTCTGCTGGTCTACTCCATCACTGACTACGACAGCTACCAGTCCATCCGCCCCCTTTACCAGCACATCCGGAAGGTCCACCCTGACTCTAAGGCCCCTGTCATCATTGTGGGCAATAAGGGGGACCTTCTGCATGCCCGGCAGGTGCAGACGCATGACGGCATTCAACTAGCCAACGAGCTGGGCAGCCTGTTCCTGGAAATTTCCACCAGTGAAAACTACGAAGATGTCTGTGATGTGTTTCAGCATCTCTGCAAAGAAGTGAGCAAGCTGCACAGCCtcagtggggagaggagaagagccTCCATCCTTCCCCGGCCGCGTTCTCCCAACATGCAAGACCTGAAGAGGCGCTTCAAGCAGGCTCTGTCTTCCAAAGTCAAAGCGCCCTCGGCACTGGGGTAG